Genomic DNA from candidate division WOR-3 bacterium:
TCTTGAAAGTGTTAAAAAAATTTTTAAAATAAATTATAGAAATGATATTTTAATAAGACTGAAACCAACAAGACCTCAGTCAAGAATTAAAGAATTTAAAAAAAGGGAAGAAAATGTATGGGATGCTTTTAAAGTTATTAAAAGCAATGAAGTAAAATATAAAAGAATCTTACTTTTTGATGATGTTTTAACCTCTGGGAAAACCCTTGAAGAATGTGCGAAGGTTTTAAAATCAAAAGGTTCTGAAAAAGTTTTTGCACTTTCAATTGCCACTGGTTCATAGTTTGTTTTATAATCATTTATTAAGGTTCTAACCCCTTTAATATTATTTTGTAAAATGAATGTTTACATAATAGGAGTGGGAATTGCTTTAAGAGGTAAAATTTCTCCTGATGTAAGTTTTAGAGAACTTATTTACGAAGCAGCAGAGAAAGCCTATCTTGATGCTGGAATAGAACCAAGAGATGTTGATACTTTCGTTTCTTTATCAGAAGATTTTGAAGAAGGAACATCAATTTTTGATGAATATGTTCCTGATCAACTTGGTGCGGTATTGAAGCCAGTTCATACAATTTGCGCTGATGCAATTACAGGTATTGCTTCTTTATATGCTCAAATTAAAACAGGATATTTTAAAATTGGTGTCCTTGAAGCTCATTCTAAATTATCAAATATTAAAAATCATCATCATTTATTTGCAATGGCTTTAGACCCTGTATATGTTAGACCTCTTGAAATAAATCCTTATGCACTTATAGCTCTTGAAATGGCAATGTTTCTTGATTCAAGAGGTTATGATGAATTGGATACTGCTCATGTGGTTGCAAAAAATAAGGCAAATGCTTTATTATTTGGGAGAAGTCCTTTTGGTTCTATAATTTCTCCTGAGGAAGTTCTTCTTTCAAAACCTGTATCTGAACCTTTAAGGGAACTTGATATTTCTCCCAATGCTGATGGAGCATGTGTTATTGTTTTAGCAAATGAAGAAATAGCAAAAGAAAGAAATAGAGACTTTATAAAAATCCAGGGAGTTGGTTTTGGAATGTTTACACCCAATATTGAAAGATGGGATGGTGATGCGGAATATTTGAGTGTTGCAGCAAGAAAAGCTTATTCAATGGCAGGTATTAGAAATCCTATTAAAGAAATTGATTTTGCAGAGATTGATGATACTTTTTCTTACAAGGAATTACAGCATCTTGAAGCATTATCTCTTGCAAGGTATGGAGAGTCAGCATGGCTAATGAGAGATGGTTTTTACGATTTAAGTGGAGAATTACCTGTGAATACTACAGGTGGAAATTTAGGTAATGGAAATTTTTCTTTAATGAATGGTGCAAGGGCTATATATGATGCTATTTTACAGTTGAGGGGAAGTGCTTCAAATGTTCAATTAAGAGAACCTGAGACGGCTTTAGTTGCGTCATGGAAAGGATTTCCTTCTGCAAGTGGAGGAGTTTTAATTTTAAAAAGGGAGGGTTAAAATGGCACAGAAAGTTGCAATTCTTGGTGCAGGGATGACAAAATTTATGAGAAGAGCAAAAGAAACAG
This window encodes:
- a CDS encoding acetyl-CoA acetyltransferase; this encodes MNVYIIGVGIALRGKISPDVSFRELIYEAAEKAYLDAGIEPRDVDTFVSLSEDFEEGTSIFDEYVPDQLGAVLKPVHTICADAITGIASLYAQIKTGYFKIGVLEAHSKLSNIKNHHHLFAMALDPVYVRPLEINPYALIALEMAMFLDSRGYDELDTAHVVAKNKANALLFGRSPFGSIISPEEVLLSKPVSEPLRELDISPNADGACVIVLANEEIAKERNRDFIKIQGVGFGMFTPNIERWDGDAEYLSVAARKAYSMAGIRNPIKEIDFAEIDDTFSYKELQHLEALSLARYGESAWLMRDGFYDLSGELPVNTTGGNLGNGNFSLMNGARAIYDAILQLRGSASNVQLREPETALVASWKGFPSASGGVLILKREG